A genomic segment from Aegilops tauschii subsp. strangulata cultivar AL8/78 chromosome 1, Aet v6.0, whole genome shotgun sequence encodes:
- the LOC109751336 gene encoding zinc finger BED domain-containing protein RICESLEEPER 4 has product MSEEMKDKFEKYWKDIHGLMAVATVLDSRYKLHFLNALYGPLYGRHHASKEIEKVRELMFDLVKQYQDKAKCEDTWDASATSIPSGEEDEAMKLLDLYMSNRVVTPSSSSSSHTELELYLEEAPLPRTPDLDIIDWWKVGGVKYPTLQKLARDILPIPITSVASECAFSTSGRVLSAHRSRLTPNVSEALICMQAWSRADLLGGWNSTLFATFQSVLEDNEEEMDESTSIITQE; this is encoded by the exons ATGTCAGAGGAAATGAAGGATAAATTTGAGAAGTATTGGAAAGATATACATGGTCTTATGGCAGTTGCAACAGTCCTTGATTCAAGGTACAAACTTCATTTTCTCAATGCTCTATATGGTCCTCTTTACGGAAGACATCATGCATCCAAAGAAATAGAGAAAGTGAGGGAGTTAATGTTTGACTTGGTAAAGCAATACCAAGATAAAGCAAAATGTGAGGATACATGGGATGCTTCTGCTACTTCAATCCCATCTGGAGAAGAGGATGAAGCCATGAAACTCTTGGATCTTTATATGTCCAATCGTGTCGTTacaccttcttcttcttcgtcgtcccATACAGAATTGGAATTGTATTTGGAAGAAGCTCCTCTGCCTAGAACACCAGACCTGGACATCATTGATTGGTGGAAGGTTGGGGGCGTCAAGTATCCTACCTTACAGAAACTTGCTCGTGATATATTGCCTATTCCTATAACATCCGTTGCTTCAGAATGTGCATTCAGTACTAGTGGTAGAGTTCTTAGTGCACACCGTAGTAGACTTACTCCTAATGTGTCTGAAGCTCTCATATGCATGCAAGCTTGGTCTCGTGCTGATCTATTAG GTGGCTGGAATTCCACTCTCTTTGCAACATTTCAAAGTGTTCTTGAGGACAATGAAGAAGAGATG GATGAATCTACTTCAATTATCACTCAAGAATGA